A stretch of the Microtus ochrogaster isolate Prairie Vole_2 linkage group LG2, MicOch1.0, whole genome shotgun sequence genome encodes the following:
- the Ptp4a1 gene encoding protein tyrosine phosphatase type IVA 1: MCLVKIKFREEPGCCIAVHCVAGLGRAPVLVALALIEGGMKYEDAVQFIRQKRRGAFNSKQLLYLEKYRPKMRLRFKDSNGHRNNCCIQ, encoded by the exons ATGTG TCTTGTAAAGATTAAGTTTCGTGAAGAACCTGGCTGCTGTATTGCTGTCCATTGTGTTGCAGGCCTTGGCAG AGCTCCAGTGCTTGTTGCCCTAGCATTAATTGAAGGTGGAATGAAATATGAAGATGCAGTACAGTTCATAAGACA aaaGCGGCGTGGAGCTTTTAACAGCAAGCAACTTTTGTATCTGGAGAAGTACCGTCCTAAGATGCGGCTGCGCTTCAAGGATTCCAATGGTCATAGAAACAACTGTTGTATCCAATAA